Proteins encoded by one window of Myxococcales bacterium:
- a CDS encoding serine/threonine protein kinase, translating to MSEDRSGKSFGSLPPPGGGKEELRATLLRPYFLRLRSEKGDDACQQLVLGLGLTEQSLDDDSAWLSVAATTRALAALGSALGEPALEKRGQWATHPQALGGYVRMLRVASTLPEAYEYFCAHAGESTRVGTFTLDRASGGRAAISYRPREDGSEEERDALLCTLRRSELAALPRLWGRPDADIAHVSCLARGDASCSYVVTWQPIARRRNVPLAAGLGATLSAGSVALSGSALAAGIAGVVGGGLGVLVGLLQHRVANEHAARVLEKHRISALERGLELKGAFGTTPGDLVGVVLGGKYRIRQRIAVGGIGTVYAAEHLTIGSHVAVKVLRGAAAEDAGEVARLRREARVQVFVEHPNIVKVLDLDQMPDGSIYVVMELLHGMTLARRVKSIGPLNPEEAVDVFSKVCRALHAAHTFGIVHRDMKPGNIFLCDDGDVKLLDFGMSKLAQAESITQQGFTLGTPEYMSPEQCVGAELDGRADLYSVGVVMYEALSGSLPFRVAHRRDLLTLHQRQDPEPLSAQRPDLDLPERLERAVLACLAKRPDDRPSSAAELERLLESALEPAKVPDAPGA from the coding sequence ATGTCCGAGGACCGGAGCGGCAAGTCCTTCGGAAGCCTGCCGCCTCCGGGCGGGGGCAAAGAGGAGCTTCGGGCGACGCTCTTGCGTCCCTATTTCCTGCGTCTCCGCTCCGAGAAGGGCGACGACGCCTGCCAGCAGCTCGTGCTCGGCCTCGGGCTCACCGAGCAAAGCCTGGATGACGACAGCGCTTGGCTGTCCGTCGCCGCCACCACCCGTGCGCTCGCGGCGCTCGGCAGCGCCCTCGGGGAGCCCGCCCTCGAGAAGCGCGGACAATGGGCGACTCATCCCCAGGCGCTCGGCGGCTACGTGCGCATGCTGCGAGTCGCCTCCACGTTGCCAGAGGCCTACGAGTACTTCTGCGCCCACGCCGGCGAGTCGACTCGCGTGGGGACCTTCACGCTCGATCGCGCCAGCGGCGGCCGCGCAGCGATCAGCTATCGCCCTCGGGAAGACGGCAGCGAAGAGGAGCGCGACGCCCTTCTGTGTACCCTCCGCCGCTCCGAGCTGGCTGCGCTGCCTCGACTGTGGGGCCGCCCGGATGCCGACATTGCGCATGTGTCCTGCTTGGCGCGAGGTGACGCGAGCTGCAGTTACGTCGTGACCTGGCAGCCGATCGCCCGCAGGCGAAACGTGCCGCTTGCCGCGGGCTTGGGCGCAACCCTCTCGGCGGGCAGTGTGGCGCTCTCGGGGAGTGCTCTGGCCGCAGGCATCGCCGGCGTCGTGGGCGGGGGACTGGGTGTGCTGGTCGGTCTGTTGCAGCACCGTGTGGCCAACGAACACGCCGCGCGCGTGCTGGAGAAACACCGCATCTCGGCCCTCGAGCGCGGGCTCGAGCTGAAGGGTGCGTTCGGCACCACACCCGGCGATCTGGTCGGCGTCGTGCTGGGCGGGAAATACCGCATCCGGCAGCGCATCGCCGTCGGTGGCATCGGGACGGTCTACGCCGCCGAACACCTGACCATCGGCTCGCACGTCGCAGTCAAGGTGCTGCGGGGTGCCGCGGCGGAAGACGCCGGCGAGGTGGCTCGCCTGCGCCGGGAGGCCCGCGTTCAAGTGTTCGTAGAGCATCCGAACATCGTCAAGGTGCTGGACCTCGATCAGATGCCAGACGGCTCCATCTACGTGGTCATGGAGTTGCTGCACGGCATGACCCTGGCGCGCCGGGTCAAATCCATCGGCCCGCTGAATCCGGAAGAGGCAGTGGACGTGTTCAGCAAGGTCTGCCGCGCGCTCCACGCCGCGCACACCTTCGGGATCGTGCATCGAGACATGAAACCCGGAAACATCTTCCTGTGTGACGATGGCGACGTGAAGCTCCTCGACTTTGGCATGAGCAAGCTGGCTCAGGCCGAGTCCATCACGCAGCAGGGTTTCACCCTGGGGACACCGGAGTACATGTCGCCCGAACAGTGTGTGGGCGCGGAGCTCGACGGACGCGCCGACCTCTACTCCGTCGGTGTCGTGATGTACGAGGCCTTGTCCGGGAGCCTGCCCTTCAGGGTGGCGCATCGCCGTGATCTGTTGACCTTGCATCAGCGGCAAGACCCGGAGCCGCTCTCGGCTCAGAGACCCGATCTCGATCTGCCCGAGCGGCTGGAGCGTGCGGTCTTGGCCTGCCTCGCGAAGCGCCCGGACGACAGGCCGAGCAGTGCCGCCGAGCTCGAACGCCTGCTCGAGAGCGCCCTCGAACCGGCCAAAGTGCCCGACGCGCCGGGGGCCTGA
- a CDS encoding VWA domain-containing protein, with protein sequence MRLKTVGVLAALGMLGTSASVWSFTAQAARSPKVSPEITLTTPPPAVAVEASFRAEGLLTLEARLGQAKVRADAPGEALLLASVGAKSDAGAAAAPLNLAVVIDRSGSMKGKRLKNALDAARAMVRRLRDGDVLSVVAYAATTETIVPSTSIDSASRERALQAIDGIRANGETCISCGIDAAMAALRARSGMLMRILLLSDGEATSGVRDIEGFRRIAGNARSMNCAISSIGVDTEYNERVLAALALDSNGQHYFAETANELQRAFDRELASLVKTVARDAEIELKLAPGVEVEKVFDRSFRQDGNRVFVSMGAFSQGENKTLLVKLRLPKGPEGEIRVADVALKSLDSATGSRLESSGQLSATRTLASIDPNLDPAVSARLNRTGTADAIEAANQLFNSGDAEGARKRLQQKIDEVDRAKKTAEAQGARGGAVSGDFKRQAEELNKADERLEKAPAAAKPGQAPSDTQAGKSGVRRNMEMANPFRL encoded by the coding sequence ATGAGACTGAAGACGGTCGGTGTTTTGGCGGCGCTCGGGATGCTCGGGACCAGCGCCAGTGTTTGGTCATTCACTGCCCAGGCGGCGCGCAGCCCCAAGGTCTCTCCGGAGATCACGCTGACCACGCCGCCGCCGGCGGTGGCCGTCGAAGCGAGCTTCCGCGCCGAGGGCCTCCTGACCCTCGAGGCACGCCTTGGGCAAGCGAAGGTCCGCGCCGACGCGCCGGGTGAGGCCCTGCTCTTGGCCTCGGTCGGCGCAAAGAGCGACGCAGGCGCAGCCGCCGCACCGTTGAACCTAGCCGTCGTGATCGATCGCTCGGGCTCGATGAAGGGCAAACGCTTGAAGAACGCCCTCGATGCCGCGCGCGCAATGGTGCGCCGGCTGCGTGATGGTGACGTGCTGAGTGTCGTGGCCTACGCCGCTACCACCGAGACCATCGTGCCTTCGACCAGCATCGACAGCGCGAGCCGTGAGCGCGCGCTCCAGGCGATCGATGGCATCCGGGCCAATGGTGAGACGTGCATCTCGTGTGGCATCGACGCCGCCATGGCGGCGCTGCGTGCTCGAAGCGGCATGCTGATGCGGATCTTGCTCTTGTCGGACGGAGAAGCCACCAGCGGCGTGCGCGACATCGAAGGGTTTCGCCGCATCGCCGGCAATGCCCGCAGCATGAACTGCGCGATTAGCTCCATCGGGGTCGACACCGAATACAACGAACGCGTGCTGGCTGCGCTCGCCCTCGACTCGAACGGGCAGCACTACTTCGCGGAGACCGCGAATGAGCTCCAGCGTGCGTTCGACCGCGAGCTCGCGTCTCTGGTGAAGACCGTGGCGCGCGACGCGGAGATCGAGCTGAAGCTCGCCCCGGGTGTGGAGGTCGAGAAGGTCTTCGACCGCAGCTTCCGCCAGGACGGCAACCGGGTGTTCGTCTCGATGGGTGCTTTTTCCCAGGGTGAAAACAAGACCTTGCTCGTGAAGTTGCGCCTGCCGAAGGGCCCCGAGGGCGAAATCCGCGTGGCGGACGTGGCGCTGAAATCTCTCGACTCGGCCACAGGCAGTCGCCTCGAGTCGTCGGGCCAGCTCTCGGCGACCCGCACCCTCGCCAGCATCGACCCGAACCTGGATCCCGCCGTCTCGGCGCGGCTCAATCGCACAGGCACCGCTGACGCGATCGAAGCAGCCAACCAGCTCTTCAACTCCGGCGACGCCGAGGGCGCGCGCAAACGCTTGCAACAGAAGATCGACGAGGTCGACCGCGCCAAGAAGACCGCGGAGGCGCAGGGGGCTCGAGGAGGTGCAGTGAGCGGCGACTTCAAACGTCAAGCCGAGGAGCTGAACAAAGCGGACGAGCGCCTCGAGAAGGCGCCCGCCGCCGCCAAACCGGGGCAAGCGCCCAGTGACACTCAGGCTGGCAAGAGCGGAGTTCGGCGCAACATGGAGATGGCGAACCCGTTCCGGCTCTGA